A genomic segment from Cutaneotrichosporon cavernicola HIS019 DNA, chromosome: 7b encodes:
- the sap145 gene encoding uncharacterized protein (proline-rich domain in spliceosome associated proteins) produces the protein MSAPAVANGAAPNGHAGGVKSSAAKSRGALKRLKAKQKRAASEAPSESSSAVSDAESNSVPATPTSTLTVEAFLDSAPESDPNYSQFATVFRHFNEGEDGLPVIDAGPKKGEVYWSDEEEDDEEAVARAKDRAMKDAGMTRRERRNASKLSVAELKQLVDRPEVVEWFDRDARDPRLLVTLKSYRNSVPIPSHWNAKRDYLAGRRGMEKTPFNLPQWIADTGIGEQRDAVKSKESAQSLAQKTRERVQPKMGKIDIDYQKLHDAFFKFQGKPAMSKFGEAYYEGKEMTSDLRTKKPGDLSDELIDALSIPPNAPPPWLIAMQRFGPPPSYPNLRIRGLNAPIPAGAQWGFHPGGWGKPPMDEYNRPLYGDVFGVVQGAEIEHQNAVNRERWGEIEHVEAEESDEEEEEEEEEEEAESEDEDEDGEPSGGLETPSGLATPSGYNSVTSTVPGGLETPDFVDLRKRRERPETEDRPSGPRELYTVIPERESSVKGFMGSSTAYDLSAAAPVLGEDRGTKRKSGDVEVSLDGDEDLTPAQLKAKYDAARAETSRVHVPGANVDRSEFDDIVSSETKKRARKEEKRGKEKTEKFKF, from the exons ATGTCAGCGCCAGCAGTAGCAAACGGCGCAGCTCCAAACGGACACGCAGGCGGCGTCAAGAGCTCGGCCGCAAAGTCACGTGGTGCTCTCAAGCGtctcaaggccaagcagaAGCGTGCCGCATCCGAAGCGCCTAGCGAGTCATCATCAGCTGTCAGCGATGCCGAG TCTAACTCTGTCCCCGCCACACCCACATCCACGCTTACTGTCGAAGcgttcctcgactcggcgcCCGAGTCTGACCCCAACTACTCGCAATTCGCGACCGTGTTCAGGCACTtcaacgagggcgaggacgggctGCCAGTTATCGATGCGGGGCCAAAAAAAGGCGAGGTATACTggtcggacgaggaggaggatgatgaggaggcaGTCGCACGCGCCAAGGATCGCGCGATGAAGGATGCTGGCATGACACGGCGTGAGCGACGGAACGCGTCCAAGCTGTCTGTCGCTGagctcaagcagctcgTTGACCGACCAGAGGTTGTCGAGTGGTTTGATCGCGACGCACGTGACCCTCGTCTCCTCGTTACGCTCAAGAGTTACCGCAACAGTGTGCCAATCCCGAGCCACTGGAacgccaagcgcgactACCTCGCGGGACGGCGTGGAATGGAGAAGACGCCATTCAACCTCCCCCAATGGATTGCAGACACCGGTATTGGGGAAcagcgcgacgccgtcaagTCCAAGGAGAGTGCGCAGAGCTTGGCGCAAAagacgcgcgagcgcgtccagcCCAAGATGGGCAAGATCGACATCGACTACCAGAAGTTGCACGACGCATTCTTCAAGTTCCAGGGCAAACCAGCAATGTCCAAGTTTGGCGAGGCGTACtacgagggcaaggagatgACGTCGGACCTGCGCACGAAGAAGCCCGGAGACCTcagcgacgagctcatTGACGCACTGAGCATCCCCCCcaacgcgccgccgccttggcTCATTGCCATGCAGCGTTtcggccctcctccttcgtATCCCAACCTGCGCATCCGTGGATTAAATGCGCCAATCCCTGCCGGCGCTCAGTGGGGATTCCATCCAGGTGGATGGGGCAAGCCGCCGATGGACGAGTACAACCGCCCGTTGTACGGCGACGTGTTTGGCGTTGTGCAGGgtgccgagatcgagcaCCAGAACGCTGTGAACCGCGAGCGCTGGGGCGAGatcgagcacgtcgaggctgaggagagcgacgaggaggaggaagaggaggaggaggaggaggaggccgagagtgaggacgaggacgaggacggcgagccTTCCGGTGGTCTCGAGACGCCTTCTGGTCTCGCCACACCAAGCGGGTACAATTCAGTCACCTCTACCGTTCCCGGCGGCCTTGAGACGCCAGACTTTGTGGACCTGCGCAagcggcgcgagcgtcccgagaccgaggaccGACCCAGCGGACCACGCGAGCTGTACACGGTCATTCCGGAACGTGAGAGCAGCGTGAAAGGCTTCATGGGCTCGAGCACGGCGTACGACCTTTCTGCAGCGGCGCCCGTACTTGGCGAGGACCGGGGAACGAAGCGCAAGAGCGGTGACGTGGAAGTGtccctcgacggcgacgaggacctcaCCCCTGCCCAACTCAAGGCGAAATACGATGCTGCGCGGGCAGAGACTAGCCGCGTACATGTGCCTGGTGCGAATGTCGACCGGTCCGAGTTTGACGACATTGTGTCGAGCGAGACGAagaagcgcgcgcgcaaggaggagaagcgcgggaaggagaagacggagaAGTTCAAATTCTAG